The following coding sequences lie in one Heyndrickxia oleronia genomic window:
- a CDS encoding nuclease-related domain-containing protein, with amino-acid sequence MILKPRYESLELELLKYLYKRMNLSEKDHLNYLNLNKGFIGEQHFDEWLHHLPDNWLILNDLLFEFSHSHFQIDSMVITNSTIYIFEVKNYDGDYYMEDDRWFSSSGSEIKNPILQLKRTETLLRKLLQDLQLNMPIKAHVIFINPEFHLYHAPRNQPIIYPTQIQRFFNRMMTTAASNTSSRHTQLAKKLISLHIEESPYTRIPEYTFEQLKKGVICARCGGFIGDFHKKLVICKCGYKENASTAVLRSIKEYTTLFPNNKINTNAIYEWCKIMPKRTISRILSQNFNIIGHGQSSYYI; translated from the coding sequence ATGATATTAAAGCCACGCTACGAATCATTAGAGTTAGAACTTCTGAAGTATCTATATAAGAGAATGAACTTATCGGAAAAAGATCATTTGAATTATTTAAACTTGAATAAGGGCTTCATAGGAGAACAGCACTTTGATGAGTGGTTACACCATTTACCGGATAATTGGCTTATCCTGAATGATCTACTCTTTGAATTCTCTCATTCTCATTTCCAAATTGATTCAATGGTTATCACCAATTCGACAATCTATATATTTGAGGTTAAAAATTACGATGGGGATTATTATATGGAGGATGATCGATGGTTTTCATCTTCTGGATCAGAGATAAAAAACCCTATCCTCCAATTAAAACGAACTGAAACCTTACTACGTAAACTACTCCAAGACCTTCAATTAAATATGCCAATTAAAGCCCATGTTATATTTATTAACCCCGAATTCCACCTGTATCACGCTCCACGGAATCAACCCATTATTTATCCAACACAAATACAACGATTTTTTAATCGGATGATGACCACTGCAGCATCAAATACATCTTCACGACATACTCAATTAGCAAAGAAATTAATTTCACTGCATATCGAAGAATCACCATATACTCGAATACCAGAATACACTTTTGAACAACTGAAAAAAGGAGTCATTTGTGCGAGGTGTGGTGGGTTTATTGGGGACTTTCATAAAAAGTTAGTAATTTGTAAATGTGGTTACAAAGAAAATGCTAGCACTGCAGTTTTACGATCAATCAAAGAATACACTACACTTTTTCCAAATAATAAAATTAATACAAATGCAATTTATGAATGGTGTAAAATCATGCCGAAACGAACAATCTCTAGGATCCTCTCACAAAACTTTAACATCATTGGACATGGCCAGTCCTCCTATTACATTTAA
- a CDS encoding NAD(P)/FAD-dependent oxidoreductase, with the protein MIYDCVIVGGGIAGLQAAIQLGRYQHKIVVIDSNNGRSNFCLAYHNILGWPNGVSGGFIRRVGRDQAEDLGVEFVQNKVMSIENQENNFVCTIKDGKEIVGKRLLLATGIMDRLPSFPEIYPCLGVSVFVCPDCDGYEVKNEKTVVIGSGDVGANMALTLSYWTNEIMYINHEKREVSEQNQIELRSKNIIYHEEIIDKFMAKGSQFKGVVLKDGTKIECEYAFVALGGNEVRSQLASKLGVELHENKHILTDSRTKMTNIKHVWAAGDVVAHSEQVTIAMGEGSQAAIWIHKSLLSDE; encoded by the coding sequence TTGATTTATGACTGTGTCATTGTTGGTGGTGGAATCGCTGGATTACAGGCGGCTATTCAATTGGGAAGGTATCAACATAAGATTGTTGTGATTGATTCGAATAACGGCAGATCCAATTTTTGTTTGGCTTACCATAATATTTTAGGCTGGCCTAATGGGGTTAGTGGAGGATTCATAAGAAGAGTAGGCCGGGATCAAGCGGAAGATTTAGGTGTAGAGTTTGTACAGAATAAAGTAATGAGTATTGAAAATCAAGAGAATAATTTTGTTTGTACGATTAAAGATGGGAAAGAAATAGTTGGAAAACGTCTGTTACTGGCTACAGGAATTATGGATCGCCTACCTTCTTTTCCGGAAATTTATCCTTGCTTAGGTGTCAGTGTATTTGTTTGCCCTGATTGTGACGGGTATGAAGTGAAAAATGAGAAGACAGTTGTTATCGGTTCTGGAGATGTAGGGGCTAATATGGCTTTAACATTATCATATTGGACAAATGAAATCATGTATATTAATCATGAAAAAAGAGAAGTCAGTGAGCAAAATCAAATTGAATTACGATCTAAGAACATTATCTACCATGAGGAAATAATCGATAAATTTATGGCAAAAGGATCACAGTTTAAGGGTGTAGTATTAAAAGATGGAACGAAAATAGAATGCGAATATGCTTTTGTCGCACTTGGAGGCAATGAGGTTCGTTCACAGCTCGCATCAAAGTTGGGGGTAGAACTACATGAAAACAAGCATATTCTCACTGATTCACGAACGAAAATGACGAATATAAAACATGTATGGGCAGCGGGGGATGTTGTTGCACATTCAGAGCAGGTAACAATTGCTATGGGTGAGGGTTCCCAAGCAGCGATTTGGATACATAAAAGTTTACTGTCAGATGAGTAA